In one Candidatus Neomarinimicrobiota bacterium genomic region, the following are encoded:
- a CDS encoding PorV/PorQ family protein, translating into MLREKKRMVRPAKSFILPIIILFTFNESIAGERPGLAFLNSEMSARGASLAGTMVAKRGEVHGLFHNPASLSGLIGVTWSANYVNHLLDIGGGNLMMAKKLESGTVGIGLASMDYGSFERLDDRGNDLGSDFSASDLIVSLGYSQEITGALSIGSNIKWANSNIDAYSINAIALDAGFIYYQAERELSIGGGIFNLGKSTAFIDNSDPLPTNFRLGITKLLAHLPLRVNAEGIWLTYGNWKALVSGEIILSPNVNLILGLSSIRLDLDTSSLSEDVYSGGNIGLGVTVDKWRIDYALSSFGGAGLIQRFGLSGNF; encoded by the coding sequence ATGCTGAGAGAGAAGAAGAGAATGGTGCGACCGGCTAAAAGTTTTATTTTACCAATTATAATATTGTTCACATTCAACGAATCGATTGCAGGCGAACGGCCCGGCCTGGCATTTTTAAATTCGGAAATGAGCGCAAGAGGAGCCTCGCTTGCTGGAACTATGGTCGCCAAAAGAGGAGAAGTTCACGGTCTTTTTCATAATCCCGCATCTCTTAGCGGCTTAATAGGTGTTACCTGGAGCGCGAATTACGTAAACCACCTTCTTGACATAGGAGGCGGAAATCTCATGATGGCAAAAAAACTTGAATCAGGCACTGTTGGAATCGGTTTGGCTTCAATGGACTATGGAAGCTTTGAAAGACTTGATGACAGGGGAAACGATCTCGGATCCGATTTTTCAGCCTCTGATCTTATTGTATCGCTGGGTTACTCGCAAGAAATAACCGGTGCGCTTTCGATAGGCTCAAATATAAAATGGGCTAATTCCAACATAGACGCATATTCGATAAACGCCATAGCATTAGATGCCGGATTTATATACTATCAGGCTGAAAGGGAACTATCCATTGGAGGCGGTATATTTAATCTTGGTAAATCCACAGCGTTTATTGATAACAGTGATCCACTTCCAACAAATTTTCGTCTTGGTATAACTAAACTGCTGGCTCATCTTCCATTACGCGTGAATGCGGAAGGGATTTGGCTGACTTACGGAAATTGGAAGGCTCTTGTGAGCGGAGAAATAATTCTATCGCCGAACGTCAATTTAATATTGGGATTAAGTTCAATTCGGCTCGACCTTGATACATCTTCGCTGAGTGAAGATGTCTATTCCGGTGGAAATATCGGCTTGGGAGTTACGGTGGATAAATGGCGTATTGATTACGCTTTATCGTCTTTCGGTGGCGCCGGTTTAATACAACGGTTTGGCTTATCAGGTAATTTTTAA
- the sdhC gene encoding succinate dehydrogenase, cytochrome b556 subunit, which yields MSWLKILLKYEKAPGAWSWGLHRITGLGLMFYLYLHILALTGLQKGPEAFNAEMELFKQPVFMVLEWLLFGLVLFHSFNGFRIVLIDLADGSKYHKPLLFWLVSLSVAMFIAMGYVIFFGVFH from the coding sequence TTGTCCTGGTTAAAGATTCTTTTGAAATATGAAAAAGCGCCGGGTGCATGGTCTTGGGGATTACATCGAATAACAGGACTTGGTTTGATGTTTTACCTTTATCTTCACATTCTCGCTCTTACCGGACTTCAAAAAGGACCGGAAGCGTTTAACGCTGAAATGGAATTATTTAAACAGCCGGTTTTTATGGTTCTTGAATGGCTGTTATTCGGACTGGTGCTATTCCATTCTTTCAATGGGTTCAGGATAGTTCTTATAGATTTAGCGGATGGTTCGAAATATCATAAGCCGCTACTATTTTGGCTTGTCAGTCTTAGCGTTGCAATGTTTATAGCAATGGGGTATGTAATATTTTTTGGCGTATTTCATTAG
- a CDS encoding succinate dehydrogenase flavoprotein subunit, translating into MIHEYDVVIVGAGGAGLQAALEIPADKNCAVLTKVYPTRSHTGTAQGGVSAALGNEEEDSWEWHAFDTVKGGDYLGDQDAIETMCKDAIRAIIELEHMGMPFNRTPEGKIAQRKFGGHTSNFGESSVKRACYSADRTGHVMLQTLYEQCVKNDVIFYNEFHVTDLIVNDGVCCGLVAIEIKTGEIHIFHAKAVMFATGGYGRVFQITSNAMAGTGDGFEIAYRNGVPLEDMEFVQFHPTGLWKLGILVSEAARGEGGILRNKDGERFMERYAPSIKDLAPRDMVSRAIFTEIKEGRGIKGDDGTYYVGLDLTHLGKELIEEKLPEITGFAKTYLGVDANEKWIPVQPTTHYAMGGIPTTIDAEVIIDENNNIMPGFYAAGECACVSVHGANRLGTNSLLDILVFGRRGGKQISKYIENAELTSLPDNADEWTMKSIERIKGNDFGVKMFDVRKEMQESMMDKCSVFREDAGLKEGLSKIKELKEKYLKVGIDDRSKGYNTDLLEVIELGGLLSTAETIITSALDRTESRGAHWREDFPKRDDAEWLKHSLIFKTDKPVPDIRYKPVVIKQFEPKERVY; encoded by the coding sequence TTGATACATGAATACGATGTTGTGATTGTTGGCGCCGGCGGAGCAGGCCTTCAAGCTGCGTTGGAAATCCCCGCAGATAAAAATTGTGCGGTTCTGACAAAAGTATATCCCACAAGGTCTCATACAGGAACAGCGCAGGGCGGTGTTAGTGCGGCGCTTGGAAATGAAGAAGAGGATTCCTGGGAATGGCATGCTTTTGATACTGTGAAGGGGGGAGATTATCTTGGTGACCAGGACGCCATCGAGACTATGTGTAAAGACGCCATTAGAGCTATCATCGAGCTTGAGCATATGGGTATGCCGTTCAATCGGACACCTGAGGGTAAGATAGCGCAGAGAAAATTCGGCGGACATACATCAAATTTTGGCGAATCATCTGTGAAGCGAGCTTGCTATTCGGCGGATAGAACGGGTCATGTTATGCTTCAGACGCTTTATGAACAATGCGTGAAGAACGATGTTATTTTTTACAATGAGTTTCATGTGACTGATCTGATAGTGAATGATGGAGTTTGCTGTGGGCTTGTTGCTATAGAAATTAAGACCGGTGAAATCCATATTTTTCACGCAAAAGCGGTTATGTTTGCCACAGGCGGTTACGGACGTGTATTCCAGATAACTTCTAACGCTATGGCTGGGACCGGGGACGGGTTTGAAATAGCATACAGAAACGGAGTTCCGCTTGAGGATATGGAATTTGTTCAGTTTCATCCAACCGGATTATGGAAATTAGGAATATTAGTCTCAGAAGCAGCGAGAGGCGAAGGCGGTATCCTTAGAAATAAAGACGGTGAGCGTTTTATGGAAAGATACGCGCCAAGCATAAAGGACCTCGCTCCACGCGATATGGTCTCCCGCGCAATCTTTACGGAAATCAAGGAAGGCAGGGGAATAAAGGGAGACGACGGAACTTACTATGTAGGGCTGGATCTGACTCATCTTGGGAAAGAACTTATTGAAGAGAAGCTTCCCGAAATTACAGGATTTGCTAAAACTTATCTCGGCGTAGATGCGAATGAAAAATGGATTCCCGTCCAGCCGACAACTCATTATGCGATGGGCGGAATACCAACCACAATAGACGCGGAAGTGATTATTGATGAAAATAACAATATTATGCCCGGATTTTATGCGGCGGGGGAATGTGCCTGTGTCTCCGTTCACGGCGCTAACAGGCTCGGAACAAACTCGCTTCTTGATATATTAGTTTTTGGAAGAAGAGGGGGAAAGCAGATTTCGAAGTATATTGAAAACGCCGAATTAACCTCGCTTCCTGACAACGCCGATGAATGGACAATGAAGTCCATCGAACGCATTAAGGGTAACGATTTTGGCGTAAAAATGTTTGATGTGCGAAAAGAGATGCAGGAATCTATGATGGACAAATGTTCAGTATTTCGCGAAGACGCCGGATTGAAAGAAGGTCTTTCAAAGATTAAAGAGTTGAAAGAAAAATATCTGAAAGTTGGTATTGATGACCGAAGCAAAGGATATAATACGGACTTATTGGAAGTGATAGAGCTCGGCGGTTTACTTAGCACAGCAGAGACAATCATTACCAGCGCTTTAGATCGAACAGAAAGTCGCGGCGCTCATTGGAGAGAAGATTTTCCTAAAAGAGATGACGCTGAGTGGCTGAAACATTCGCTCATTTTTAAAACGGATAAACCGGTGCCGGATATACGATATAAGCCAGTCGTTATAAAACAGTTTGAACCGAAAGAAAGGGTTTATTAG
- a CDS encoding succinate dehydrogenase iron-sulfur subunit, with product MDLTVRIQRYDPETDSAPHFEDYDLENVNATDRILDLLNRIKWEIDGGLTYRRSCTHGICGSDAVKINGRNRLACSVLVQDIKLRKNLIQIEPIPALPLEKDLLVDMSSFFEKYEIVKPYLIPKDAPPDRERYQTNEDAELLFESAKCIQCGCCSSSCPSLWVNEDYIGPAAFLKAYRFIFDTRDNATAERLDIIDTTDGLWRCHTIFNCVEACPKDIDITWHISQLKKAALRREI from the coding sequence GTGGATTTAACCGTCAGGATACAACGCTACGATCCGGAAACAGATTCTGCGCCTCACTTCGAAGATTATGATCTCGAAAATGTAAATGCCACCGACAGGATTTTAGATCTTCTCAACAGAATTAAATGGGAAATAGACGGTGGATTAACATATCGTAGGTCGTGCACGCATGGCATATGCGGTTCTGACGCAGTAAAAATCAACGGCAGGAACAGGCTTGCTTGCTCCGTATTGGTACAGGACATAAAACTAAGAAAAAATCTAATCCAAATAGAACCGATACCTGCGCTCCCTCTGGAAAAAGACCTCCTGGTTGATATGTCTTCGTTTTTCGAAAAATACGAGATCGTAAAACCATACCTGATTCCAAAGGACGCTCCTCCTGATAGAGAACGGTATCAGACCAACGAGGATGCCGAACTCCTTTTTGAATCGGCAAAGTGCATTCAATGCGGTTGCTGCTCATCGTCATGTCCGTCATTATGGGTAAACGAAGATTACATCGGTCCGGCTGCATTTTTGAAAGCCTACAGATTTATATTTGATACAAGAGATAACGCAACAGCAGAGCGGCTTGACATCATAGACACGACAGATGGACTCTGGCGATGTCACACAATTTTCAACTGTGTTGAAGCGTGTCCAAAAGATATAGATATAACATGGCACATTTCGCAGCTGAAAAAGGCTGCATTAAGGCGGGAAATTTAA
- a CDS encoding NUDIX domain-containing protein: MFKDNGERKYLLLKHGMNYWNFPKGKIESGESDLDAAKRELYEETGLDKIEIIDGFEEKFGYTFLVKEGLIKKVVKMFLAKYLYGSINLSQEHEEYQWYVFEDAVVILKFNNIRKSLKVADKYLSDK; encoded by the coding sequence TTGTTTAAGGACAACGGAGAACGAAAATATTTACTGCTGAAACATGGAATGAACTATTGGAATTTTCCGAAAGGGAAAATAGAATCGGGCGAAAGTGATTTGGACGCAGCAAAACGAGAATTGTATGAAGAAACCGGATTAGATAAAATAGAGATCATAGATGGTTTCGAAGAGAAGTTCGGATATACATTTCTTGTGAAGGAAGGCTTGATAAAGAAAGTAGTAAAAATGTTTCTTGCTAAGTATCTTTATGGATCAATCAATCTTTCTCAAGAGCATGAGGAATATCAGTGGTACGTTTTTGAAGATGCGGTGGTTATTTTGAAATTTAATAATATTAGAAAATCACTCAAAGTGGCGGATAAATATTTATCTGATAAATAG
- a CDS encoding helix-turn-helix domain-containing protein, with translation MLKKVMTADELADYLQFSRSTIYKMARAGTIPAIKFENVWRFSKDAIDLWLKNQSVENYRGSLEERVGTLEHVEFRTFELHLRSDLSKKAFYSG, from the coding sequence ATGCTGAAAAAAGTTATGACAGCGGATGAGCTGGCTGATTATCTACAGTTCAGTCGCTCAACAATTTACAAAATGGCTCGCGCGGGAACAATCCCTGCAATAAAATTCGAAAATGTTTGGCGATTTTCAAAAGATGCCATTGATTTATGGCTTAAAAATCAATCTGTGGAGAATTACAGGGGTAGCCTTGAAGAACGCGTAGGCACGCTTGAGCATGTAGAGTTCAGGACATTTGAACTTCACCTTCGATCGGATTTGTCGAAGAAGGCCTTTTATAGTGGTTAG
- a CDS encoding type II toxin-antitoxin system VapC family toxin, whose translation MVRDSILLNTDVLLHAADSSSRLHLYALNVRELAVKSDIKGCVSMGVLSELMVALTSEWHVRNPISSSDAIAEYEKYINLKPINKIINLMNSYKTINNLVRDYNLKGTDIRLAELVATMLDNRVYKLCTFQLEDYERFTEIEVLNPFEFDNRQTNIQFGD comes from the coding sequence GTGGTTAGAGATAGCATACTGCTAAATACCGACGTGCTTCTGCATGCAGCTGATTCGTCTTCGCGGCTTCACCTATACGCTCTAAACGTTCGTGAACTGGCAGTTAAGAGTGACATTAAGGGGTGTGTCAGTATGGGAGTGCTGAGTGAATTGATGGTTGCTTTAACCAGCGAATGGCATGTTCGAAATCCCATAAGCTCTTCGGATGCTATTGCCGAATATGAAAAATATATAAATCTTAAACCTATTAATAAGATAATCAACCTGATGAATTCGTATAAAACGATAAATAATTTAGTGAGAGATTACAATCTTAAGGGCACAGATATCAGACTCGCCGAATTAGTGGCAACTATGCTGGATAACAGGGTATACAAATTGTGTACCTTCCAGCTGGAAGATTATGAACGTTTTACCGAGATCGAAGTCTTGAATCCTTTCGAGTTCGACAACAGGCAAACTAATATTCAATTTGGAGATTAA
- a CDS encoding dipeptidase: MEINLKTIFLIFLLLLISCGNDDEHLNFHHSSFVADLHDDTPLKILKGLDLGERNTVGQIDIPRMKEGGMDLIFFAIWMDSINYVDNDNAYKKANEIIDAVEAVEQKYPTKIRLIRSADEALSTVEDGMIAGTFGMEGGYAIENDLSKLEHFYSRGVRYFAPTWNHNTSWATAAKFESTDKSGYPLGLTEFGREVIKKCNELGIMIDLSHSGEKTVMDILETTEDPVIASHSSAWRLTPHYRNLKDSQLKAIAAGGGVIFVNFNSGFVDSTYKSRYDDLIEFHKREVDSIRAELEFEDRIGDLNEEIDILFKSELDKIRPPFATIIDHIDYIAKLVGVDHVGLGSDFDGVRSMPKEMDDVSDLPKITKALFDRGYSEEDLEMILGGNLLRVFKKVTG, encoded by the coding sequence TTGGAGATTAATCTGAAAACTATATTTTTGATTTTCCTTCTGTTGCTGATTTCATGCGGAAACGATGATGAACATTTAAATTTCCATCATTCGTCATTTGTAGCAGATCTTCATGATGATACTCCCCTTAAGATTTTGAAGGGGTTAGATTTGGGTGAGCGAAACACCGTTGGACAGATAGATATACCCCGTATGAAAGAAGGCGGGATGGATCTCATATTTTTCGCTATCTGGATGGATTCCATCAATTACGTCGATAACGATAATGCGTATAAAAAGGCAAATGAAATAATTGATGCCGTAGAGGCGGTAGAACAAAAATATCCTACTAAAATAAGGTTAATCAGATCGGCAGATGAAGCACTTTCAACCGTTGAAGATGGTATGATTGCCGGAACATTTGGAATGGAAGGAGGATATGCTATTGAAAATGATCTATCAAAGTTAGAGCATTTTTATTCGCGCGGAGTAAGATACTTTGCTCCAACCTGGAATCACAATACAAGTTGGGCGACAGCGGCAAAATTCGAGTCAACGGATAAATCAGGCTATCCGCTCGGTTTAACTGAATTCGGACGCGAGGTCATCAAAAAATGTAATGAATTGGGTATTATGATTGATCTGTCTCATTCAGGTGAAAAAACCGTAATGGATATTTTAGAAACGACAGAAGACCCCGTGATAGCATCTCACTCTTCCGCATGGAGATTGACACCTCATTACCGAAATTTAAAAGATTCGCAACTAAAGGCCATTGCAGCGGGTGGGGGCGTAATATTCGTGAATTTCAATTCAGGATTTGTAGACAGCACATATAAAAGCCGGTATGATGATTTAATAGAATTTCACAAAAGGGAAGTTGATTCTATTAGGGCGGAACTGGAATTTGAGGATAGAATCGGCGACCTTAATGAGGAAATAGATATACTCTTTAAAAGTGAATTAGATAAAATCAGACCGCCATTCGCAACCATTATTGATCACATAGATTATATCGCAAAACTTGTAGGAGTTGATCATGTGGGATTGGGATCAGATTTCGATGGAGTACGTTCAATGCCTAAGGAAATGGATGATGTGAGTGATTTACCAAAAATAACTAAAGCACTTTTTGACAGGGGTTACTCTGAAGAAGATTTGGAAATGATCCTGGGCGGAAATTTATTAAGAGTATTTAAAAAAGTAACGGGTTAA
- a CDS encoding Crp/Fnr family transcriptional regulator, whose amino-acid sequence MEKTWYLKRINIFKGMSNAEVKHLDGITYMKHYDKKDLIYLPGDVSDQVYLLKEGRVKISKLSEDGREITLVILEPGEIFGESALINDEETRSTVAEAIEKAYLCVISRKDFEEFIHNKPELALSITKLMGFRRREIENMLEDLVFRGVHERLAILLLRLSERHGKDVDGNTLIDISLTHYDYANLIGSTRETTTACLNDFKREGLIEFKRRKVIVINEKGLKDRAGI is encoded by the coding sequence ATGGAAAAGACATGGTACCTCAAGAGAATAAACATTTTCAAGGGTATGTCGAATGCGGAAGTAAAGCATTTGGACGGCATCACCTATATGAAACATTACGACAAGAAAGACCTGATCTATCTGCCGGGAGATGTGAGCGATCAAGTTTACCTGCTGAAGGAAGGCCGTGTTAAAATCTCTAAACTATCCGAAGACGGGCGTGAAATTACACTCGTTATTCTCGAACCGGGAGAAATATTTGGTGAATCCGCACTCATCAATGACGAGGAAACTCGATCAACAGTGGCGGAAGCTATTGAAAAGGCTTATCTATGTGTTATCAGCAGAAAAGACTTTGAAGAGTTCATCCATAATAAACCCGAACTTGCTCTCAGTATCACAAAACTTATGGGATTCAGGCGTAGAGAAATTGAAAATATGCTCGAAGACCTTGTTTTCCGGGGTGTTCATGAACGGCTCGCAATTCTCTTACTCCGCCTTTCCGAAAGGCATGGAAAAGACGTTGACGGTAATACGCTCATTGATATCAGTCTTACTCACTATGATTACGCAAACCTTATCGGCTCAACCAGAGAAACCACAACGGCTTGCCTTAACGACTTTAAGCGCGAGGGTTTAATTGAATTTAAAAGACGTAAAGTTATCGTCATCAACGAGAAAGGGCTCAAAGATAGAGCTGGAATCTAA
- a CDS encoding arginine--tRNA ligase — protein MKEYLLKALSEAAGALGYSDSIADISLEKPKSSEHGDISSNLALLLAGKAKKNPMEIAQSLIDNLDLDKNKIESVNVAPPGFINFKFGVGYRTKIIERILSDNENYGRSNVGTGKTVNIEFVSANPTGPLNVGHGRNAVIGDTVSHIFEFSGYKVTREYYFNNAGRQMRILGETVKHHYLEKLGKPSEFPNDGYEGEYLIDIAQLLLDEKGDSLADSDDITPFKDIAEKTIFAEIQKTLDNIGIRMDKYSNEDEFYSSGAIEAIVNKFREENLAYDKDGAVWLKSAALGTDDDRVIIKSSGEYTYRMPDIAYHVDKIQRNYDIIIDILGADHHASFPDVVAAVGALGYDSNKIQVLLHQFVTLTKEGKKIKMSTRKANYVTLDELNSEVGTDVLRYFFLMRSVNSHLNFEIDLAKKESDENPVYYVQYAFARISSLIRLANENNINPENSNLSLLDSKEEAALIFSLGELPELILNLQQNLHIHLLTTYLSEVATLFSRFYEKHRIVSDDKDLSAARVNLCSATAIVLKNGLGLLGISAPESM, from the coding sequence ATGAAAGAATACCTATTAAAGGCATTATCTGAAGCAGCCGGCGCTCTGGGCTATTCTGATTCTATCGCCGATATATCCCTAGAAAAACCAAAAAGTTCCGAGCACGGAGATATTTCCTCAAATCTTGCTCTTCTTTTGGCGGGTAAAGCAAAAAAAAATCCGATGGAGATCGCCCAATCGTTAATTGATAATCTTGACCTTGATAAGAATAAAATTGAGAGTGTAAATGTGGCTCCTCCCGGTTTTATAAATTTTAAATTCGGTGTTGGATACAGAACAAAAATAATCGAAAGGATTTTATCGGACAACGAGAATTACGGCAGATCAAATGTCGGAACAGGCAAAACCGTAAACATTGAATTTGTCAGCGCGAATCCTACCGGACCTTTAAACGTCGGACATGGAAGAAACGCTGTAATCGGCGACACCGTTTCGCACATATTCGAATTCTCCGGCTATAAAGTCACAAGGGAATATTACTTCAACAACGCCGGAAGACAAATGAGGATTTTGGGCGAAACTGTCAAACATCATTACCTTGAGAAACTCGGCAAGCCTTCCGAATTCCCAAATGACGGATATGAAGGTGAATACCTGATTGATATAGCTCAGCTCCTTCTTGATGAAAAAGGTGACTCACTCGCTGATTCAGATGATATAACACCTTTCAAGGATATAGCAGAGAAAACAATTTTTGCAGAAATTCAAAAGACCCTTGATAATATCGGTATCAGGATGGACAAGTACTCCAACGAAGACGAGTTTTACAGCTCGGGGGCTATTGAGGCAATCGTAAATAAATTCCGTGAAGAAAATCTGGCTTATGATAAGGATGGTGCCGTATGGTTAAAATCAGCGGCTTTGGGAACGGACGATGACAGAGTCATAATTAAAAGCAGCGGAGAATATACATATCGTATGCCCGATATAGCATATCACGTGGATAAGATTCAGAGAAACTACGACATTATTATAGACATTTTAGGCGCAGACCATCACGCATCGTTTCCCGATGTAGTCGCTGCGGTAGGCGCGCTTGGTTATGACAGTAACAAGATTCAGGTGCTACTGCATCAGTTTGTGACGTTGACTAAAGAGGGCAAAAAGATTAAAATGTCCACCCGTAAAGCAAACTATGTCACGCTTGACGAGCTCAATTCCGAAGTTGGTACGGATGTACTCCGATATTTTTTTCTTATGCGAAGCGTCAACAGTCACCTAAATTTTGAGATAGACTTGGCAAAAAAGGAATCGGACGAAAATCCTGTCTATTATGTACAGTATGCGTTTGCTCGTATTTCAAGTCTGATTCGACTCGCGAATGAAAATAATATTAATCCTGAAAACTCGAATCTTTCGTTGTTGGATTCCAAAGAAGAAGCAGCGCTCATTTTCTCTCTCGGTGAACTGCCGGAATTGATTCTGAATCTTCAACAAAATTTACATATTCATTTGCTTACCACATACCTTTCCGAAGTAGCGACACTGTTTTCTCGTTTTTACGAAAAGCACCGAATAGTAAGTGATGATAAAGACCTCTCTGCTGCACGAGTAAATTTATGCTCCGCAACAGCAATTGTACTGAAAAATGGACTCGGATTGCTGGGTATTTCAGCGCCTGAATCAATGTAG
- the rsfS gene encoding ribosome silencing factor gives MIANAALEKIGEEIKIFDLAGLTDMTDYFVIVTGNGNLHVKAIVDHIQDNTVKVSKPWHVEGYESLKWVLLDYVDVVVHVFDRTTREYYDIERLWADADISSVSD, from the coding sequence ATTATAGCGAATGCTGCTTTGGAGAAAATAGGTGAAGAAATTAAAATATTCGATTTAGCCGGCTTAACAGATATGACCGACTACTTTGTCATTGTGACCGGAAACGGTAATTTACACGTGAAAGCTATTGTCGATCATATACAGGATAACACCGTTAAGGTTTCCAAACCATGGCATGTAGAAGGATACGAAAGTTTGAAATGGGTGTTACTTGATTACGTTGATGTTGTCGTGCATGTATTCGATAGAACTACAAGAGAATATTATGATATTGAGAGGCTGTGGGCAGACGCTGATATATCATCTGTTTCTGATTAA
- a CDS encoding LytR C-terminal domain-containing protein, with protein MKSPAGVNRRKKKSGNLFLNSSVAVLTILVFALGYSWAHRQFIAKKDGSSVLISLPEEATTLTSKMWMEKQYRDIKVEVLNGIGVDGIAAEVTDFLREKGFDVVKTDDAGRTDYIYSMVKDRTGNLYSARNLAEILNIDTLSVLQEINKSLILDATVILGKDYKHLAPFNLNRELP; from the coding sequence TTGAAATCTCCTGCAGGTGTAAACCGCCGGAAAAAGAAATCCGGTAACCTATTCTTAAACAGTTCGGTTGCTGTCTTAACAATTTTAGTTTTTGCATTGGGTTACTCATGGGCGCACCGTCAGTTTATAGCAAAAAAAGACGGTTCATCTGTATTAATCAGCTTGCCTGAAGAGGCTACCACCCTGACAAGCAAGATGTGGATGGAGAAGCAATATCGTGATATCAAAGTGGAAGTTTTAAACGGTATTGGAGTTGATGGAATTGCCGCCGAAGTCACCGATTTTCTCAGAGAAAAAGGATTCGACGTTGTTAAAACTGACGACGCCGGTAGAACAGATTATATTTATTCCATGGTTAAAGATAGAACGGGAAATTTATATTCCGCACGGAATCTCGCGGAGATACTGAATATCGATACTCTTTCTGTGCTTCAGGAAATAAACAAATCTCTGATATTGGACGCTACCGTCATACTTGGAAAAGATTACAAACATCTTGCGCCATTCAATTTAAATAGAGAGCTGCCGTAG